One window from the genome of Salmo salar chromosome ssa25, Ssal_v3.1, whole genome shotgun sequence encodes:
- the LOC106586850 gene encoding ice-structuring glycoprotein, which yields MAASLLRIGRLGSTKCVQAERWSAPAAAALSTKAGGPKKPKKSSSGKKSQGKTYFDLEKLVPHRKYVEFPKKEMTPAAAAELVAAPKPVEAAAAEPIVAAAEAVPAPAAVEATPVVDTVALATEAIVESAALVAKATPIVEAAAEAAPVVEAAASVAEAAPVSAEAAPTVEASSAANAHVEAVPDAAAPAEVVAEVAPVEAIAEVVVESATIEAAAEALVEVVAEVVAVAAPIEAAAEALIKAAGEVVAEAAQVEAAAEELIAEPPAEAERIEAPEDSVQLDPIQKLFLDSIREYSSKSVASGGLVDAGPAYEKNLAEELTKLQRLYGGGDITAFPEFKFTEPKLEEVAPK from the exons ATGGCGGCTTCATTGCTGAGGATAGGGCGACTTGGCTCTACCAAG TGCGTACAGGCGGAGAGGTGGAGTGCTCCTGCAGCAGCTGCCCTATCCACAAAAGCTGGTGGTCCCAAGAAGCCCAAGAAGAGCAGCTCAGGAA AAAAGTCCCAGggcaaaacatattttgatttagaGAAGCTTGTACCACACAGAAAATATGTGGAGTTTCCAAAGAAAGAAATGACACCAGCTGCTGCAGCAGAACTTGTCGCCGCCCCAAAGCCTGTTGAAGCCGCTGCCGCAGAGCCAATTGTTGCCGCGGCTGAAGCAGTTCCAGCCCCCGCTGCAGTTGAAGCCACCCCCGTCGTCGACACAGTCGCCCTCGCAACTGAAGCCATTGTTGAATCCGCCGCTCTTGTAGCCAAAGCCACCCCTATTGTTGAAGCTGCAGCTGAAGCCGCCCCTGTTGTTGAAGCCGCTGCATCAGTAGCTGAAGCCGCTCCTGTTTCAGCCGAAGCGGCTCCCACCGTTGAAGCTTCATCAGCTGCCAACGCACATGTTGAAGCCGTCCCGGATGCTGCTGCCCCTGCAGAAGTGGTTGCTGAAGTTGCCCCGGTTGAAGCCATAGCAGAAGTTGTGGTTGAATCTGCAACCATTGAAGCTGCGGCTGAAGCCCTTGTTGAAGTTGTAGCAGAGGTTGTGGCTGTAGCGGCCCCCATTGAAGCTGCGGCTGAAGCCCTCATTAAAGCTGCAGGAGAGGTTGTAGCTGAAGCTGCCCAAGTTGAAGCTGCAGCAGAGGAGCTGATTGCAGAGCCCCCGGCTGAGGCAGAGCGGATTGAGGCGCCTGAGg ACTCAGTTCAACTAGACCCAATCCAGAAGCTCTTCCTGGATTCGATCCGCGAGTACTCCTCAAAGAGCGT GGCCAGTGGCGGCTTGGTAGATGCAGGCCCTGCATATGAGAAGAACTTGGCAGAGGAGCTGACTAAACTCCAGCGGCTTTATGGTGGTGGAGACATCACAGCTTTCCCAGAGTTCAAGTTCACAG AGCCCAAGCTGGAGGAAGTGGCCCCTAAGTAA